In a genomic window of Brettanomyces nanus chromosome 1, complete sequence:
- a CDS encoding uncharacterized protein (EggNog:ENOG41) has protein sequence MTFGDFSEICKRTPLALCALTEPLNDPSNSPLSGVLPKCYARTVTLANTLIFEIGTAFIRMAILIILLLIVYLVRLRYTSVARREMLFFFWSLIANTIASLIVDTGVSPPGSSSYAYFVSLQLATSATSYWALLFSGISGFGFWEDGSTRAMVALYVSAVGIFIVNYIIPLFTFTKAVSGLGPSKTTALFVLFFIINPLMLVLWLLSQLFICFFMLVINWWALGALSLAVFFFAASQALLYSLSQQICEGLKHYVDGTVFSSLSAMFCIMMVFKYWDIITFDDDEYYRFTEVVPGVGFEQKPKNF, from the coding sequence ATGACATTTGGGGATTTTTCTGAAATCTGTAAGAGAACGCCTTTGGCGTTATGTGCGTTAACTGAGCCGCTCAATGATCCGTCCAACAGTCCTTTATCGGGGGTTCTTCCCAAATGCTATGCTCGAACTGTGACGTTAGCCAACACCTTGATCTTTGAGATAGGTACTGCCTTCATCAGAATGGCCATTCTTATTATATTATTGCTTATTGTATATCTGGTCAGACTTCGATATACTTCCGTGGCTAGACGTGAaatgctcttctttttctggTCTCTTATAGCCAATACTATAGCTTCGCTTATAGTGGACACTGGGGTATCACCTCCaggctcttcttcatatgcATATTTTGTTAGTCTACAGCTTGCAACTTCTGCCACAAGTTATTGGGCCCTTTTGTTTTCTGGAATTTCCGGTTTTGGTTTCTGGGAAGATGGCTCCACTCGAGCGATGGTGGCACTCTATGTTTCAGCCGTTGGCATCTTTATCGTCAATTATATCATACCACTTTTCACCTTTACCAAGGCTGTTTCAGGCTTAGGACCATCAAAGACAACGGCgctctttgttcttttctttattatcAACCCTCTTATGCTTGTGCTATGGCTCCTTTCCCAACTATTTATATGCTTCTTTATGTTGGTTATTAATTGGTGGGCATTAGGCGCCTTGAGTTTGGccgttttctttttcgCTGCTTCCCAGGCTTTACTATATTCGCTGAGTCAACAGATCTGTGAAGGCCTTAAACATTACGTGGATGGTACTGTATTCAGCAGTTTGAGCGCTATGTTCTGCATTATGATGGTGTTCAAATATTGGGATATCATCACTTTCGACGACGATGAATACTATAGATTTACCGAGGTGGTTCCAGGTGTTGGCTTTGAACAGAAGCCCAAAAACTTTTGA
- a CDS encoding uncharacterized protein (EggNog:ENOG41): protein MSPLLPLAYDRSRIDELTNPHSIVLSTVVTNRGSELDAMDDLFDIPTVTPSSDPYSETSSLPYSSSSSCLDTTKLPYLQKLHKPQNGTIHTTPSSDTSLGSLHRLQKLTPGNDLALDREGKVYGIKLADDTFPMGYRPSLYDDPTFFVVQNSTETLNRASEVITRTFERDPNREIYEAYMLDLDRYGLKSLPEQINDFRDLVIFNRKGEITPPCLQLFASNNELRSISPKIFEIGGLEILVLRNNKIARVPSAIGHAKSLRNINIAQNKIKFFPHTILNLDHLEVLTIRPNQLIEAREVACQEVHKVEPLQDTEFHEFGKEIRYTGELRWITKDKLISGTAITAIKLSRNLSSLQENTFSTKEANFWTLHHTQPDEDHTREQEYAMKHTSWCPKLSELASRRISEYLISQSEIMKWKDTTHERMYKMAIKALIHKTNGETCGYCKNIVVESVAELMEWWDFKDCSLIPIKRNFCSKRCALLWWEKIAPITTNEEYGEEEYKRTEPHFWD from the coding sequence ATGTCACCATTGCTTCCCTTGGCATACGACAGATCTCGAATAGATGAATTGACGAATCCCCATTCAATCGTTCTTTCTACTGTCGTCACCAACAGAGGATCTGAATTAGATGCGATGGATGATCTGTTCGATATACCTACGGTCACACCTTCATCTGATCCGTACTCAGAGACTTCATCTTTACCCTatagttcttcttcctcttgcTTAGACACCACCAAATTACCTTATCTCCAGAAGTTGCATAAACCACAGAATGGAACCATTCATACTACACCGAGCTCTGATACTTCTTTGGGGTCTCTCCATCGGCTCCAAAAACTCACGCCAGGAAACGACCTTGCTCTTGATCGAGAGGGTAAAGTATATGGGATTAAACTTGCTGATGATACTTTTCCTATGGGATATAGACCAAGTTTATACGATGACCCAACTTTTTTTGTTGTGCAGAACTCTACAGAAACACTCAACAGAGCCTCAGAAGTCATCACACGGACGTTCGAACGCGATCCCAATAGGGAAATCTATGAAGCTTACATGCTCGATCTGGACAGATATGGCCTCAAGTCATTGCCTGAACAGATCAACGATTTTCGAGACTTGGttatcttcaacagaaAGGGAGAAATCACTCCGCCATGCCTACAATTATTTGCATCCAATAACGAACTTCGGTCTATTTCACCCAAGatctttgaaattggagGTCTTGAAATACTTGTGCTTCGAAACAACAAGATTGCTCGTGTTCCGAGCGCTATAGGACACGCCAAATCTTTGAGGAATATCAACATTGCGCAGAATAAGATCAAATTCTTCCCTCATACTATTCTTAATTTGGATCATTTGGAGGTGCTTACGATAAGACCCAATCAACTTATCGAGGCAAGAGAAGTGGCATGCCAAGAGGTTCATAAGGTAGAACCGCTACAGGATACAGAGTTTCATGAGTTCGGTAAGGAAATTAGGTATACTGGAGAGTTGAGATGGATCACCAAGGACAAACTAATCAGTGGAACGGCAATTACTGCCATCAAGTTGTCCAGAAACTTATCGTCTTTGCAGGAAAACACTTTTTCCACGAAAGAGGCCAATTTTTGGACTCTCCACCACACCCAACCTGACGAGGATCACACTAGGGAGCAGGAGTATGCCATGAAGCATACCTCATGGTGTCCCAAATTAAGTGAACTTGCGTCGAGAAGAATTTCTGAATACCTTATTTCCCAATCAGAGATTATGAAATGGAAGGATACTACGCACGAGAGAATGTATAAGATGGCCATTAAGGCGTTGATACACAAGACAAATGGAGAAACATGCGGTTATTGCAAGAATATAGTAGTAGAATCGGTGGCCGAATTGATGGAATGGTGGGACTTCAAAGATTGCAGTCTCATCCCCATCAAGCGTAATTTTTGTTCTAAGAGATGTGCACTTCTTTGGTGGGAAAAGATTGCACCGATTACCACGAACGAGGAgtatggagaagaagaatacaAGAGGACAGAGCCTCACTTCTGGGATTGA
- a CDS encoding uncharacterized protein (BUSCO:EOG0934053C~EggNog:ENOG41): protein MVSWLLRVFLCLYMGGYVKADSSINSSSTYNISRPQLGEGFYLLGQFNCVSNFDSTIKYNLSHPQPDSLYRVPQKGVNVTLLQSNPFNGSTPDNLYSIDEYTVLAVVDGKPVLYDSSSLTSSLLSGWNNVSGDVSAVLVDDQTNTLYLGGNLQYDDSYGAVAYSLDSEELVQLPFSGFNKGGKVQAISKYGQNSIIFGGQFNSLGNDTLQRSETNSTTVNNSSSSLIQPEQQINLNFATISTANSASQTNPDSIICPGNSSSWTMSEEQDGGSWTAVLPWFVTSSKIRLRNGNTDGNGVSMFRIITAPADGIMNLTYIDPSTLTLKTCDAWCPLAQVSDLTDAISNASNITDGVYQISDVSDIEGTLSFSDEYQEFEFVNTVSMDSITILVLDHYGNTGVLDGLQLYQYGMTINANNSLNAIGCSSDQQQIVPSSQSIGDLDWQNGVSGSYLTAAVAADSIEPGTQGIRYDSNLEASGNYTFFLYTTGCSLDNTCSERGIVNATLYAGNGTILGSQLVYQSNDELKYDDIFSGNIDPDDDGSPYMTVTLDSGLGSDEVVVVADYVMVQFNQIDYNATNTTSDSIPLNGLFEYSLTNFTEDVEHPVGNSSINQLGASLLSQDAIVNGLEIVNDTQLYIAGEFNSSYGSNFFGVDLGKYNGTSDEISTAEVFSIDGGLNSAVSGMSLSSPDDLLLVGGFDGTSNASDVDVNGITLYNGTFHSLSVSDSAAINGSAIPFTFNQTDYFIVHYESSSAIYTLPDGEPLSESSILGLNVSQASSVQNSSSFAFGEIVMFDEQVNDAVFLSNGSTLSGIQQIFSPSNGSFIDTGLYLNSSSVVLAGQFGGNNVVLVTGKESTPLSKDLTFSNNSTVVSLFNYGNYLYVGFNGEATYQSSSFWGLAAYNLDGDSGIIYPSSIESGSINAMDTDPVSTSLLIGGNFTSDDCSTLCFYNVSKNSLSAALSESNSASVSGTISDLKYYAESLALIGGNLSIDSTQSYFALYNFTSKLVSNIEDASDSIPGPVVTFEFARSDDHKQQLNDTIYVLGSDYVGYLKDLEYTDLLDGIDNSTSSVYTDIALINGTTEQEQFLVLTGSFNLTDYGLVTSAVYDGKLWFPLIISATDLNTENSIVNSVLRTSKSYSKGFNTTSSGSPGSEETEKGIRYLTNGQVAGVGCALAIGTTLILTALGGAVYLFGRRNTVVGPLKSRVGEEKMMSALPPDQIIDSLNKAKGF, encoded by the coding sequence ATGGTTTCTTGGCTTTTACGCGtctttctttgcctttACATGGGCGGTTATGTTAAGGCTGACTCTTCCATtaattcttcatccacctACAATATAAGTAGGCCGCAGCTCGGAGAGGGATTCTATTTACTTGGTCAATTCAATTGTGTCTCGAATTTTGACTCCACTATCAAATACAACTTGTCACATCCTCAACCTGATTCGCTCTATCGGGTTCCACAAAAGGGCGTTAATGTGACCCTATTACAGTCCAATCCATTCAACGGTTCCACGCCCGACAACTTGTACAGCATAGATGAATATACTGTGTTAGCCGTTGTTGATGGTAAACCCGTGCTATATGACTCAAGTTCTCTGACCTCTTCACTTTTGAGCGGCTGGAATAACGTTTCCGGTGATGTTAGTGCTGTTTTAGTCGACGATCAAACCAACACGCTTTATCTTGGTGGAAATTTACAATACGACGACTCTTATGGTGCTGTCGCTTACAGTCTAGATTCGGAAGAGCTTGTTCAGCTTCCTTTCTCTGGCTTTAATAAAGGAGGTAAGGTTCAGGCTATCTCAAAGTACGGTCAAAATAGTATTATCTTTGGAGGACAGTTCAATTCTTTGGGAAATGATACTCTTCAACGCTCCGAAACGAATAGTACGACTGTAAAtaactcttcaagttccCTTATCCAGCCTGAGCAACAAATCAATCTTAACTTTGCTACGATATCAACTGCCAATTCTGCTTCTCAGACAAATCCTGATAGCATAATATGTCCCGgaaattcttcatcctgGACAATGAGTGAAGAGCAGGACGGTGGTTCTTGGACTGCTGTGCTTCCTTGGTTTGTtacttcatcaaaaataCGACTTCGAAACGGAAATACTGATGGAAATGGCGTTAGTATGTTTCGAATCATTACAGCTCCAGCAGATGGTATCATGAACCTCACATATATCGATCCAAGCACGCTTACGCTTAAGACATGTGATGCCTGGTGTCCGCTTGCACAGGTTTCCGATCTAACTGACGCTATATCAAATGCTAGCAATATTACTGATGGTGTCTATCAGATATCTGACGTTTCCGATATAGAGGGAACATTAAGCTTCAGTGATGAATACCAAGAATTCGAGTTTGTCAATACGGTATCAATGGATTCTATCACCATTTTAGTTCTTGATCATTACGGTAATACTGGTGTTCTTGACGGTCTTCAACTATATCAGTATGGAATGACTATTAATGCTAACAATTCTTTGAATGCGATTGGTTGCAGCAGTGATCAACAACAGATTGTTCCAAGTTCTCAATCGATCGGTGATCTTGATTGGCAAAATGGTGTATCTGGAAGCTATCTAACGGCGGCCGTAGCTGCTGACTCGATTGAGCCTGGTACTCAGGGAATAAGGTATGATTCAAACTTGGAAGCCTCTGGAAATTacactttctttctctacaCTACTGGTTGCTCCTTAGACAATACCTGTAGTGAACGTGGTATCGTCAATGCAACGTTATATGCTGGAAATGGTACTATTCTTGGCTCACAGCTCGTCTATCAATCAAACGATGAGTTGAAGTATGATGATATTTTCTCTGGCAATATCGACCCCGATGACGACGGTTCTCCTTATATGACTGTAACTCTTGACTCTGGCCTTGGTAGTGATGAGGTTGTCGTGGTTGCCGATTATGTGATGGTACAATTCAACCAGATCGATTACAATGCTACCAACACTACGTCAGACTCGATTCCTCTCAATGGGTTGTTTGAATATTCGCTGACTAACTTCACCGAAGATGTTGAGCATCCTGTTGGTAACTCGTCGATTAATCAGCTTGGTGCTTCTTTGTTGTCCCAAGATGCTATAGTAAATGGTCTTGAAATTGTGAACGATACTCAGCTTTATATTGCAGGTGAGTTTAATTCATCATACGGCAGTAACTTTTTTGGCGTTGATTTGGGTAAGTATAACGGGACTTCCGATGAAATATCTACAGCTGAAGTGTTTTCTATTGATGGCGGTCTCAATAGTGCCGTTAGTGGTATGTCATTATCGTCACCCGATGATTTGCTACTTGTTGGAGGTTTTGATGGTACTTCTAATGCTAGTGATGTGGATGTTAATGGCATTACTTTATACAATGGTACGTTTCATTCTTTGTCGGTTAGTGATTCCGCTGCCATCAATGGTTCCGCTATTCCATTTACTTTCAACCAGACTGACTATTTCATTGTCCATTATGAAAGCTCGTCCGCGATATACACCCTCCCTGATGGTGAACCGCTCTCTGAGTCGAGCATTCTTGGCTTGAATGTGTCTCAGGCTTCATCTGTTCagaactcttcttcttttgcaTTTGGGGAAATTGTCATGTTTGACGAGCAAGTGAATGATGCTGTGTTTTTGAGTAATGGCAGTACTCTATCTGGAATTCAGCAAATCTTTAGCCCTTCAAATGGCTCTTTTATTGACACCGGTTTATATTTGAACTCGAGCTCAGTTGTGCTTGCTGGTCAGTTTGGTGGCAATAATGTTGTTTTAGTTACTGGTAAGGAGTCGACGCCATTGTCAAAGGATTTGACATTCAGCAACAATAGTACGGTGGTTTCATTGTTTAATTATGGAAATTATCTTTATGTTGGTTTCAACGGCGAGGCCACTTATCAGTCATCCAGTTTTTGGGGTCTTGCGGCCTATAATTTGGATGGAGACTCTGGTATCATCtatccatcatcaattgaGAGTGGATCTATCAATGCTATGGATACTGATCCTGTCTCTACCAGCTTATTGATTGGAGGTAACTTCACCTCCGATGATTGCAGCACCTTATGTTTCTACAACGTAAGTAAGAACAGTCTTTCTGCAGCCCTCTCTGAGAGTAACAGTGCCTCGGTATCCGGTACTATCAGCGATTTAAAGTATTATGCTGAGTCATTAGCTTTGATTGGTGGAAATCTCAGTATTGACTCGACGCAGAGTTATTTTGCATTATACAACTTTACATCCAAGCTCGTTTCTAATATTGAGGATGCCAGCGATAGTATACCAGGTCCGGTGGTTACGTTTGAGTTTGCTCGATCCGATGACCATAAACAGCAGCTCAACGATACCATTTACGTTCTTGGATCCGATTACGTGGGTTATTTGAAGGACTTGGAGTACACGGATTTGTTGGATGGAATTGATAATAGTACTTCCTCTGTTTACACTGATATTGCATTGATCAACGGAACTACTGAGCAAGAGCAATTTTTGGTTCTCACCGGTAGCTTCAATTTGACCGATTATGGTTTAGTAACATCTGCAGTTTATGACGGTAAGTTGTGGTTCCCTTTGATCATCTCTGCAACGGACCTAAACACGGAAAATAGCATAGTGAACTCTGTTTTGAGAACCTCCAAGAGCTACTCTAAAGGATTTAATACCACTTCTTCAGGATCTCCTGGATCagaagaaactgaaaaGGGAATAAGATATCTTACAAATGGACAAGTTGCTGGTGTTGGTTGTGCATTAGCTATCGGTACTACGTTGATATTAACTGCGTTGGGTGGTGCCGTCTATCTCTTCGGCAGAAGGAATACAGTGGTTGGACCATTGAAGTCGAGAGTTggagaggagaagatgatgtcTGCACTTCCGCCGGACCAGATTATCGACAGTTTGAACAAGGCGAAGGGATTCTAA
- a CDS encoding uncharacterized protein (EggNog:ENOG41) — MSSPPSSSSSGSYKKKLILKAIDGIHGLSDGYIEGHQRNSHGVEPSKRVTMAALMSGLSEIGMENLTQDDSIHENDEQYAPLPLGQTRKHFTDKLISKVVNKITAAQEGDKLRTRLDDARRAQQPKLSVTQLVLNFRSLSYKMNNFFDFEKKISSILLWDSSWKTLFYLLLYTWGCIYPYMFLLYPLVMICGAVLIPNYLDRHPLDKPEIISERPRGAQNWLFGFLSVSKSEMESYNEEERLSQLREELFERQLREHGYYGLNDSTPMSSAPSSDTEDLVINSGAIYGTIADAKTKLIVQGLVSNENAEKNGSTKDNTDDTGTHSKFVDNLSLVISMRDLQNLTTRLLELMSNFENTLQKHCSFQDEKRSTIVFLEMTLLMAVTCLFGPYIPWKLIFVLVGWVIVLSCHPKRAEFMNQFKSEEKVKEERYSSGSKDVKRISHDIIIDEPIKRRSVAIFEIQQQDISRPSVYRPFAYSRSCFTVSSSRRVERKKPRGTDSLEMVKPPSKRWKFDPNGKWEVDLDTEAWCSDMNIMKEVHVSVDEGWACDLNGEYRRRRLFREVYLV, encoded by the coding sequence ATGTCGTCGCCACCTTCTTCGAGTTCTTCTGGTTCCtacaaaaagaagttgatactAAAAGCCATTGATGGAATACATGGGCTTAGTGATGGATATATTGAAGGGCATCAGAGGAACAGTCATGGAGTGGAGCCTAGTAAGAGAGTCACTATGGCAGCATTGATGTCCGGATTATCTGAGATTGGCATGGAAAACCTTACGCAGGATGATAGCATTCATGAAAATGACGAACAGTATGCTCCGCTTCCGTTGGGCCAGACCAGAAAGCATTTTACTGATAAGCTCATCAGCAAAGTGGTGAACAAGATTACTGCTGCTCAGGAAGGAGACAAGTTGAGAACACGGTTAGACGATGCCCGAAGGGCACAACAACCGAAGCTCTCGGTGACTCAATTGGTACTCAATTTCAGAAGTCTCAGCTATAAGATGAacaatttctttgatttcgagaagaagatatcttCTATTCTGTTGTGGGACAGTTCTTGGAAGACGCtcttttatcttcttttgtataCATGGGGGTGTATTTACCCGTATATGTTCTTGTTGTATCCCTTGGTGATGATTTGTGGTGCTGTTCTGATCCCCAATTACCTTGATAGGCATCCGCTGGATAAGCCTGAGATCATTTCTGAGCGGCCGCGAGGTGCTCAGAACTGGCTTTTCGGGTTTCTGAGTGTTTCAAAATCTGAAATGGAGAGCTAtaatgaggaagaaagacttAGTCAACTTAGAGAAGAGCTGTTTGAACGTCAGTTGAGAGAGCATGGTTACTATGGACTGAATGATTCAACTCCGATGTCCAGTGCACCCTCCAGTGATACCGAAGATTTGGTTATAAATAGTGGTGCTATCTATGGTACTATTGCCGATGCTAAGACAAAGCTTATAGTTCAGGGATTAGTAAGCAATGAGAATGCGGAAAAGAATGGGAGTACTAAAGATAATACCGATGATACCGGTACGCACTCAAAGTTTGTAGATAATCTCAGCTTGGTTATTAGTATGAGGGACTTACAAAACTTGACTACAAGGCTACTTGAATTAATGAGCAATTTTGAGAACACATTGCAAAAGCATTGCAGTTTTCAGGATGAGAAACGATCTACAATTGTATTCCTCGAAATGACTTTATTGATGGCAGTTACATGTCTATTTGGTCCTTACATTCCTTGGAAACTCATATTTGTTCTCGTTGGATGGGTCATTGTTTTATCGTGCCATCCGAAAAGAGCCGAGTTTATGAATCAGTTCAagagtgaagaaaaagtgaaagaagaaaggtaTTCTAGTGGCTCAAAGGACGTGAAGCGGATTTCTCATGATATTATCATTGATGAGCCCATTAAAAGAAGGTCCGTGGCTATATTTGAAATCCAGCAGCAGGATATATCGAGACCGTCAGTATATCGTCCATTCGCATACTCTAGGTCTTGCTTTACGGTGAGTTCATCGCGCagagttgaaagaaagaagcctAGGGGAACAGACAGCTTGGAAATGGTGAAACCGCCATCGAAAAGATGGAAGTTTGATCCGAACGGTAAGTGGGAAGTGGATCTTGACACGGAAGCTTGGTGTTCCGATATGAACATCATGAAAGAAGTCCATGTAAGCGTAGATGAAGGCTGGGCATGCGATCTTAATGGTGAGTATAGGCGGCGGAGACTATTTAGAGAGGTTTATCTAGTCTGA
- a CDS encoding uncharacterized protein (BUSCO:EOG09343DWM) — translation MYMFLFFMIWVEVGGYLDGFIDHQFTVDDVIRKDLKLNLDIAVAMPCKYVNANVRDSTQDRILAAEKLNFEGISDQVPEWYFQTKKKVYTPQLEDVLANSVEARFFTEGQHINVEMPFCRIFGTIPINRVQGEFHITAKGYAYPDRTMAPEASFNFTHFISEFSFGDFFPYLDNPLDMTYKVTDEKRHSYHYKLDIIPTMYKKLGLEIDTTQYAMSMFETTERYMPGIFFRYDFDPIKMIVAERRLSFWHFFVKLVTIIGGIWIMTKWIYRGIEKLILLAFGKEFARRGEEKKKGGLLDSDEFEKI, via the coding sequence ATGTACATGTTTCTATTCTTTATGATATGGGTGGAAGTGGGAGGATACCTTGACGGATTCATCGACCATCAATTCACCGTCGATGATGTGATTCGTAAAGATCTCAAGCTCAATTTGGATATCGCCGTGGCCATGCCATGCAAATATGTTAACGCTAATGTGAGAGATTCTACGCAGGATCGGATACTTGCTGCTGAAAAGCTCAACTTTGAGGGAATTTCTGATCAGGTGCCTGAATGGTACTTTCagacaaaaaagaaggtgTATACGCCCCAACTAGAGGACGTTCTAGCCAATTCAGTGGAGGCCAGGTTCTTTACAGAGGGTCAGCACATCAACGTGGAGATGCCATTTTGCCGAATTTTTGGTACCATCCCAATCAATCGAGTTCAGGGAGAGTTCCATATTACTGCCAAAGGGTATGCCTATCCTGATAGAACTATGGCTCCCGAGGCATCGTTCAACTTTACACATTTCATCTCTGAGTTCTCCTTTGGAGATTTTTTCCCCTACTTGGACAATCCGTTAGATATGACATATAAAGTCACAGATGAAAAGAGGCATTCTTATCATTATAAGTTGGACATCATTCCAACCATGTATAAGAAATTGGGTCTGGAGATCGACACTACTCAGTATGCAATGTCTATGTTTGAGACTACTGAAAGATACATGCCGGGCATATTTTTCCGGTACGACTTTGATCCTATCAAAATGATTGTGGCGGAAAGAAGGTTGTCCTTCTGGCATTTCTTCGTCAAGCTGGTGACCATTATTGGAGGAATCTGGATCATGACCAAGTGGATATATAGAGGAATTGAGAAGCTTATTTTGTTGGCCTTTGGTAAGGAGTTTGCCAGAAGAGgtgaggagaagaaaaaaggaggATTACTAGATTCTGAtgagtttgaaaagataTAG
- a CDS encoding uncharacterized protein (EggNog:ENOG41), producing the protein MGKGALKFGGKSGILPKPRQIFKQPYKHQVYVKAEDTGYVDGIIHPKGTTRNLIRPKVFTPEQRLKKTAAKPKKLYSREDVDHMPEAQRFKIKNAEIRRQFLKESYEGEVKRLEKREEYQKKMSGERKKIAEEAQRLEKSKAELYTVPTVESYLEGPLIKPRSEEDKEALKLKRKANRLAQEMKVKEERSIKLMELYNASSDFAITESKLHLLVDEAFSERKLKEINKLLNISPDRLGTMPTTIDFESSLKDIILGNVNKGPSYEVVQDTMSGFNDEVHDTAEKFQREKKLQMKQEAEKKQKKLQELQNEMLKDREAKQQ; encoded by the coding sequence ATGGGAAAGGGAGCATTGAAATTTGGAGGCAAGTCTGGTATTCTCCCGAAACCAAGACAAATTTTCAAGCAGCCTTACAAGCATCAGGTGTATGTTAAGGCAGAGGACACGGGATATGTAGATGGTATCATACACCCTAAGGGAACTACAAGAAATTTGATTCGCCCTAAAGTATTTACACCAGAACAGAGGTTAAAGAAAACGGCGGCAAAGCCAAAAAAGCTGTATTCAAGAGAGGATGTGGACCATATGCCTGAGGCACAGAGGTTCAAGATTAAAAACGCAGAAATTAGAAGACAGTTTTTAAAAGAGTCATACGAAGGTGAAGTGAAGAGATTAGAGAAACGTGAGGAgtaccagaagaagatgtcaggagaaagaaagaagattgcAGAAGAGGCACAAAGACTAGAGAAATCTAAGGCCGAGTTGTACACAGTTCCAACAGTGGAAAGCTATCTAGAAGGACCACTAATTAAGCCTAGAAGCGAGGAAGATAAAGAGGcattgaaattgaaaagaaaagccaaTAGACTTGCACAGGaaatgaaggtgaaagaagagagatcGATCAAATTGATGGAATTGTACAATGCCTCCAGCGATTTTGCTATAACGGAATCAAAGCTACACCTACTTGTGGACGAAGCCTTTagtgaaagaaaattgaaggagatcaaCAAGCTTCTTAATATAAGTCCGGACAGATTGGGAACTATGCCTACCACGATAGACTTTGAAAGTAGTCTCAAGGATATCATTTTGGGTAACGTTAATAAAGGACCATCATATGAGGTCGTTCAAGACACTATGAGCGGTTTCAATGATGAAGTGCATGATACTGCAGAGAAGTTCCAACGGGAAAAGAAACTACAGATGAaacaagaagcagagaagaaacagaagaaactcCAAGAGCTACAGAATGAGATGTTGAAAGATAGAGAGGCAAAGCAGCAGTGA
- the GGC1 gene encoding Mitochondrial GTP/GDP carrier protein 1 (EggNog:ENOG41~BUSCO:EOG093431J7) encodes MSSGDKKQSGLARVLGSASAGVCEIGVFHPIDTITKRMMSNQTRVTTASKLNQVIFRDMAEAPIGKRLLSLYPGLGYAACYKILQRVYKYGGQPFVKEYLTSNYKENFDNMFGTHTGKAMLSATAGSIIGIGEVFLLPLDVMKIKSQTNPEAFKGRGFLKIMQDEGLNNLYKGWGWTVARNIPGSFALFGGNTFAKEYIFHLKDHNSASMAQNFGASICGACASLIVSAPLDVVKTRIQNKNFDSQETGWTIVKNMMKQEGVTSFFKGLTPKLLTTGPKLVFSFAMAQTLIPAFDRALAPKPKRND; translated from the coding sequence ATGAGTTCCGGAGATAAGAAACAATCAGGTCTTGCCAGAGTTTTGGGATCGGCATCCGCCGGTGTCTGTGAAATAGGTGTGTTCCATCCAATCGATACTATCACCAAAAGAATGATGAGTAACCAAACCAGAGTCACCACAGCTTCTAAGTTGAACCAGGTGATATTCAGGGATATGGCTGAGGCTCCAATCGGTAAGAGATTGCTTTCACTTTATCCTGGATTAGGTTATGCTGCTTGCTAcaagattcttcagagaGTCTACAAGTACGGTGGACAACCGTTTGTTAAAGAGTATCTCACTTCCAACTACAAGGAGAACTTCGACAATATGTTTGGTACTCATACTGGTAAGGCTATGCTTTCTGCCACTGCTGGTTCGATAATTGGTATCGGTGAAGTGTTCCTATTACCATTGGACgtgatgaagatcaagagTCAAACCAACCCTGAAGCTTTTAAAGGTAGGGGTTTCCTCAAGATTATGCAGGATGAGGGCCTAAATAACTTGTATAAAGGCTGGGGATGGACTGTTGCAAGAAATATTCCTGGTTCCTTTGCCTTGTTTGGTGGTAACACCTTTGCTAAGGAGTACATCTTCCATTTGAAAGACCACAACTCTGCTTCTATGGCCCAGAACTTTGGTGCTTCTATTTGTGGTGCCTGTGCTTCTTTAATTGTTTCCGCTCCTTTGGATGTCGTCAAGACTCGTATTCAGAACAAAAACTTTGACTCTCAGGAAACTGGCTGGACCATCGTCAAAAACATGATGAAGCAAGAAGGTGTGACATCTTTTTTCAAAGGTTTGACTCCCAAGTTGTTGACTACTGGTCCCAAGTTAGTCTTTTCCTTTGCAATGGCTCAGACTTTGATTCCCGCCTTTGATAGAGCCTTGGCACCTAAGCCTAAGAGAAATGACTGA